The DNA region TCTCATCTATAAACTGTCTAGTTCACAAGTTAATGAGCTCAAATAAGTATGAAGATTACTCCGGAAAAGAATTTCCACTTGAGCCATCAGAGAAGGGCTACTGAGGTGGCACCGCAGGCTATTCTTGTTGAAGTGGTGCAGCGGGCTGTTCTTTTTGTGGTGCTGCAGCAGAAGTTTTTGGTTGAGATGGTGCAACAGGCTGTTCTTTTTGCGCTGCTGCAGCAGACTGCTCTTGTTGAGCTGCTGCAGCAGGCTGCTCTGGTTCAGGTTTTACACAAGGCCTCCAAACTGTTTCTGTCCCTATATCCATTAAAGCAATTCCCTTGGCCACTAAATCACTTCTAATCTGATCACTTCTTGCAAACTCCTTGTTTTTCCTCGCTAGTGTTCTTTCCTCAATTGCATGCAAAATATCTTCCTCCGTCAGTTCAGCTCTTTTCAATGCTCTCTCTTTAAACTGCTGCAAAACCTGCGCAATATAATAAATGAGTTAAATAAGACTCAACATCTGAAATTGTGATATAGTAATAGGAAAATAAAGTATCCTCTATTCCAGTTTGTTTGGGATTGCTTGACTTGAAACAAGTGTACCAACAAAGAAAGACTTTGGACATAAACCAAATATGGTTAGAATACCAAAAGTACCCTTGtaccaaaatatttatttttgtacCGGATGAGGGCTATGGCAAGTCTGACACAATGGGAAATGTAAATGTTAACTAGTTCTAAATAAAGAAAGGTGCTAATCTTTTTTAAAAtcgaagtaaaagaaaagagtgcCAAAATTATTAATACATAGGGAGTACTAATTTTGACAGCACCTCAGCGCAAGTTGAACTAGAGAGCAATCCAAGGACATCCAACACTGCCTTCACTTCTTTCAGGAGCTCAGCTAGGGACAAAACAGCAGATAATTGTTGTTTCTTTTGCTGCTTTTTCTGGAAAGTATCAAAAGACAATGGATTATTTCAATCATATCACAACCGCCATGTGCAGAAGTGAAAAAGGAATGTAGACTTCCCACCTTCAGCATGTTCAAAGAACTATTCATAAGTCTAAGGGCTTCCTGAAGAGCAGCATTTAAGATAGTAGGTGTATGCAAATCATCAGAAAGTTTTGTCTCCAACTCATTACGCAGCTTCTTTATGCATTCTTGGGCCTGAGGGCTAACACGCACCCCCCTTacttcagtttcagtttcagttcCTTGTTGGAATACTGACAAGGCTTCTTCACAATCATGTAAGGTCTATCAACCACAAAAATAACCCAAATAAATGGCTAAAAAGAAGACAGATGCTAACTACAAATTCTATTTTGGCGAGACAAAGTTTCAAAGTTGCATGAACATTCATCTAATAGGATAAAGATCAGAAATAGATATAAAAGGTTCATACAACCTTTCATTTTTTATTGAACTAGTACATTGCTGAAATCATAAGCCATATTACTCAATTCAGTTATTGAGCATATGAAGTAGCAATAGAACTACAAGCCACTAAAAGCAGCCTGTGAGATATGCTCTTGACTGCAGATATAAAAGGAACAAGTATGGATAGCCAGAAATTAAAGAGACGCCAATTGGAATTGCTTGTATCAGTCATTACGAAGCAAAAATAATTGAACTATGAGGTATTAAAAAGGACATTAAAGATTTTTCCTGACCTGATAAAGGTAGAACACAGATTCTGAAGCAATTTCTATCTGTGATATTGAGTAATTAACAGGAGACCGGTAGTGCATCCCCAACAAGAAGTACCTCAATGCAATGGGATGATACAATCGAGTTACCTACGAAACATGTATGCTATGAGCCAGAGCATTGTAAAAAGAACCACATCAAGACAGTAGCTAATGAGGACATTATACCTCACGTATAGTGAAGAAGTTCCCCAAAGATTTCGACATTTTCTCATCGTCTATGGTTACAAAACCATTATGCATCCAGTAG from Nicotiana tabacum cultivar K326 chromosome 24, ASM71507v2, whole genome shotgun sequence includes:
- the LOC107780846 gene encoding cysteine--tRNA ligase 2, cytoplasmic — encoded protein: MVNEKIEFQVYNTMTKQKEVFIPKEPGKVKLYVCGVTSYDFSHIGHARAYVAFDVLYRYLKYLGYDVVYVRNFTDVDDKIIKRANETGEDPIALSGRFCQEFLKDMDDLQCLLPTHQPRVTDHMEQIKEMIAKIITNGCAYTIDGDVYFSVDSFPEYGRLSGRKLEDNRAGERVAVDSRKRNAADFALWKAAKPGEPSWESPWGPGRPGWHIECSAMSAQYLTHSFDIHGGGMDLTFPHHENEIAQSCAACRESNISYWMHNGFVTIDDEKMSKSLGNFFTIREVTRLYHPIALRYFLLGMHYRSPVNYSISQIEIASESVFYLYQTLHDCEEALSVFQQGTETETEVRGVRVSPQAQECIKKLRNELETKLSDDLHTPTILNAALQEALRLMNSSLNMLKKKQQKKQQLSAVLSLAELLKEVKAVLDVLGLLSSSTCAEVLQQFKERALKRAELTEEDILHAIEERTLARKNKEFARSDQIRSDLVAKGIALMDIGTETVWRPCVKPEPEQPAAAAQQEQSAAAAQKEQPVAPSQPKTSAAAPQKEQPAAPLQQE